AGGTCACATAAGCGAATCCATTGTAACAGGTGtgcaattccataccgaggtgctgccggtgtaaAGACTGCTTGTACTTGTGATtttatcaatacaatcagtagttaaatagtgaaatcaagctaaacaaagatcgaatcaatgaattccgcctctgattcggtctgagcactcttctaatcgactcgtcaggtcgtataATGTTCCTACACCCACTGTTTCAATTAAATTCATCGAAAATTCCTCCTAAACCAAGTTTACCCTTTGGTTCCCAGCCCAACAGCAGCAACCAACTTTCACTTGGGATTACTCCTAGTACTGGTGATTCGGGCATTGGTGGTGTTCCCGCTATACAGCTAAAGAAAAAACCATATGTAGTTCCGTCCCTCACTCCTGTTGCGGCTTTTGCTGGTTTAGCGCTTTTAACCGTCCCTTTAGGTCTCCACTTATGCAAATTGAAGAAAGCTAACTCAAGTGAACCACCAAGCTCACTTGTTATTCACCCCCTAGACCTGCTTAACTCGGATAACACAGTCAGGATTTCAATCGCCAAGGACACACAGATGCTTGCTAGTGTTGGAAGTGGTTCGAGTGAGTCCCCTGTAATCAAGTCTGGAAACATGATCATTTCAGTTCAAGTTTTAAAAAATGTGACCAAAACTTCGCAAAAGAAAGCGAGCTCGGGCATGGCGGGTTAGACACAGACATTTGGTGTTACTTTTAGGGTATTCAACTCAAGGGCTCAAAAGAATTCTTGTTTATGAATATATGCCTCAAGGCGAATTAAGTAGGCATCTATTTCATTGGAAAAAATTCAAATTGGAACCACTTTCATAGAAAAGGAGGTTAAGTATTGCATTGGATGTGGCTAGAGGTATGGAATATATTCACTCTTTGGCTCATCAGAGCTTTATACACTgggatcttaaatggtccaataTTTTACTTAGCGATGATTTTTGAGCCAAAGTTTCAGACTTTGGACCGGTGAAACTTGTCCCAGATGGTGGGAAGTCAATAATGACTCAGGTAGCTGGGACGTTTGGATACGTTGCCCCTAAATATGGTAGTAAGTATctttttctttatatatatatatatatgtgtatatatatatgtatatatactatGGACGTGACAAAAGGGCAGGTTGGAAACGATTAACTTTTGGCATGGGTCAAGTAAAAAACTTTGAATCGAGATTTTATTTCCATATTTTCAGATATTTGGATAtccaaaaaatgataaaatttaaaTTTTTGGATCCCCGAATATTTGGATATCCAAATTTCGGATATCTGTATTTTTTgaatatttcggattcggatattgGATATTACGGATCGGATTTTTGGATACATATAGTTTTGAACACCTCTAACTTTCATACCACTTTTCTCCTCATTGCCGCAGCACCGGTTACACCTTCTTCACCAATGGTAGATTACCACCGCCACACATGCACCCTCATTTTAACCATAACACTCATCTACACCTTCCTAATTTCAATCATTTTCAGCACAACAAATCCCAACGTATTAAACCAGTTACGAAAAGCGTTGGATTTGAGCAACAATAATTTTTCCCCTCCTCAGCCTAAGTACAATCCCTCCATGAAACTTGTTTTAAGTGGGAACCCACTGTTTCAATCaaattcatcgaaaatttctcctAAACCCAGTTCACCCTCGGGCTCCCAGCACGATAGCAGCAGCCAACTTTCACCTGGGATTACTCCTAGTACTGGTGTTTCGGGCATTGGTGGTGTTCCCGCTATACAGCTAAACAAGAAACCAAATATAGTTTCGTCCCTTACTCCTGTTGCGGCTTTTGCTGGTTTAGCGCTTTTAACCGTCCCTTTAGGTTTCTACTTATGCAAATTGAAGAAAGCTAACTCAAGTGAACCACCGAGCTCACTTGTTATTCACCCCCGGACCTGTTTAACTCGGATAACACAGTGAGGATTTCAATTGCCAAGGACACACAGATGCTTGCTAGTGTTGGAAGTGGTTCGAGTGAGTCCCCTGTAATCAAATCTAGAAACATGATCATTTCAGTTCAAGTCATAAAAAATGTTACCAAAACTTCTCAAAAGAAAGGGAGCTCGGGCGTGGCGGGTTCGGGGTCGTTTACAAGGGCCAGTTAGACGATGGCACAAAAATAGCAGTCAAAAGAATGGAATCTGTTGTGATTTGTAAAAATGCATTAgattaatttgaatcagaaatttcagttttaacaaaGGTTAGACACAGACATTTGGTGTTACTTTTAGGGCATTCAACTCAAAGGCTCAAAAGAATTCTTGTTTATGAATATATGCCTCAAGGTGAATTAAGTAGGCATCTGTTTCAATGGAAAAACTTCAAATTGGAACCACTTTCTTGGAAAAGGAGGTTAAGTATCGCATTGGATGTGGCTAGAGGTATGGAATATCTTCACTCTTTGGCTCATTAGAGCTTTATACACCGGGATCTTAAATCGTCCAATATTTTACTTAGCGATGATTTTCAAGCCAAAGTTTCAGACTTTGGACCGGTGAAACTCGTCCCAGGTGGTGGGAAGTCAATAATGACTCAGGTAGCTAGGACGTTTGGATGCGTTACCCCTAAATATGGTAGTAAGTATcttttttctttatatatatatatatgtatgtgtatatatatatgtatatatattatggaCGTGACAAAAGGGCAGGTTGGGAACGATTAACTTTTGGCATGGGTCAAGTAAAAAACTTTGAATCGAGATTTTATTTCCATATTTTCAGATATATGGATAtccaaaaaatgataaaatttaaaTTTTTGGATCCccgaatttttggatatccgaatttcggatatacgaaatttcggatatctgaatttttggatatttcggattcggatattgGATATTCAGGATCGGATTTTTGGATACATATAGTTTTGAACACCTCTAACTTTCATACCACTTCACTCCTCATTGCCGCAGCACCGGTTACACCTTGTGCACCAATGGTAGATTACCACCGCCACACATGCACCCTCATTTTAACCATAACACTCATCTACACCTTCCTAATTTCAATCATTTTCAGCACAACAAATCCCAACGTATTAAACCAGTTACGAAAAGCGTTGGATTTGAGCAACAATAATTTTTCCCCTCCTCAGCCTAAGTACAATCCCTCCATGAAACTTGTTTTAGGTGGGAACACACTATTTCAATCAGATTCATCGAAAATTCCTCCTAAACCCAGTTCACCCTCGGGTTCCCAGCACGAGAGCAGCACCCAACTATCACCTGGGATTACTCCTAGTACTGGTGATTTGGGCATTGGTGGTGTTCCCGCTATACAGCTAAAGAAGAAACTAGATGTAGTTCCGTCCCTCACTCCTGTTGCGGCTTTTGCTGGTTTAGCGCTTTTAACCGTCCCTTTAGGTTTCTACTTATGCAAATTGAAGAAAGCTTACTCAAGTGAACCACCGAGCTCAGTTGTTATTCACCCCTGGACCTGTTTAACTCGGATAACACAGTCGGGATTTCAATTGCCAAGGACACACAGATGATTGCTAGTGTTGGAAGTGGTTCGAGTGAGTCCCTGTAATCAAGTCTAGAAACATGATCATTTCAgttcaagttttaaaaatgtGACCAAAACTTCGCAAAAGAAAGCGAGCTCGGGCATGGTGGGTTCGGGGTCGTTTACAAGGGCCAGTTAGACGACGGCAAAAAAAAATAGCAGTCAAAAGAATGGAATCTGTTGTGATTTGCAACAAAGCATTAGATGAATTTGAATCagaaatttcagttttaacaaaGGTTAGACACAGACATTTGGTGTTACTTTTAGGGTATTCAACTCAAGGGCTCAAAAGAATTCTTGTTTATGAATATATGCCTCAAGGTGAATTAAGTAGGCATCTATTTCATTGGAAAAACTTCAAATTGGAACCACTTTCTTGGAAAAGGAGGTTAAGTATTGCATTGGTTGTGGCTAGAGGTATGGAATATCTTCACTCTTTGGCTCATCAGAGCTTTATACACCGGGATCTTAAATCGTCCAATATTTTACTTAGCGAAGATTTTCGAGCCAAAGTTTCAGACTTTGGACCTTGGACCGGTGAACTCGTCCCAGATGGTGGGAAGTCAATAATGACTCAGGTAGCGGGACGTTTAGATACGTTGCCCCTAATTAAGCTAGTAACTATcttttttctttatatatatatatatatatgtatgtgtgtatatatatatatatgtatgtatatatattatggaCGTGACAAAAGGGCAGGTTGGAAACGATTAACTTTTGGCATGGGTCAAGTAAAAAACTTTGAATCGAGATTTTATTTCCATATTTTTGGATATTCAGATAtccaaaataataaaatttaaatttttgGATACCCGAATTTTTGGATATCCAAATTTCGGATATacgaaatttcggatatctgaattttttttgatatttcggattcggatattgGATATTACGGATCGGATTTTTGGATACATATAGTTTTGAACACCTCTAACTTTCATACCACTTCTCTCCTCATTGCTGCAGCACCGGTTACACCTTCTGCACCAATGGTAGATTACCACCGCCACACATGCACCCTCATTTTAACCATAACACTCATCTACACCATCCTAATTTCAATCATTTTCAGCACAACAAATCCCAACGTATTAAACCAGTTACGAAAAGCGTTGGATTTGAGCAACAATAATTTTTCCCCTCCTCAGCCTAAGTACAATCCCTCCATGAAACTTGTTTTAAGTGGGAACCCACTGTTTCAATCAAATTCATCGAAAATTCCTCCTAAACCCAGTTCACCCTCGGGTTCCCAGCACGACAACAGCAGCCAACTTTCAACTTTCACCTGGGATTACTCCTAGTACTGGTGATTCGGGCATTGGTGGTGTTCCCGCTATACAGCTAAAGAAGAAACCAAATGTAATTCCATCCCTCACTCCTGTTGCGGCTTTTGCTGGTTTAGCTCTTTTAACCGTCCCTTTAGGTTTCTACTTATGCAAATTGAAGAAAGCTAACTCAAGTGAACCACCGAGCTCACTTGTTATTCACCCCTGGAcctatttgtcacaccccgaccacgtaaaacaacaaatcatggcggaaacgtcggggagtgttgtaacagaataattgtttcacaaccatggatcaaatagttttgttttattgaattattgaactcaatgttttagaacaattcagataaatacaaataattgtttctcagttttaaagtcgctaaggcacaagtccatcctatgtgtagcatgcatcaacaatcatcacatagcagtacctgaaacatatatgaaaataggtacgtcagtataaaaatgcctgtgagtaacataggattttgtgtattagattcatggctttggataatgcGAGAAacggttttatgttttcaaaatagccatgaatctaatgtaaaagttctgtttctgaaaacgtgcaaaagggtttatagtatagacaaaaatatactttggttttgaaaagtttgtataaatagtataacaaagtatactttagttttgaaatagttaaatggatagtatatcgaaatatactttagtaattaaaataatagttttggtagtatatctcaaatatactttggtttaaggataaaagtatccgtagtatatcaaattatactttggtttgaaaatagcatatcaactatgctttggtttaaaaatagcatatcaactatgctttggtagtatatcaaattatactttagtttatgaaataacaaagtaggtagtatatcaaactatactttggtaaacagtagcatatcaaactatgctttggatagtatatcaaaatatactttagtttaaaataacaaagttggtagtatatcaaactatactttggttaacagtagcatatcaaactatgctttggtttaaaaatagcatatcaactatgctttggtaaataacaaagtagtatgttaaaacataggttggattttgtacttagtatatcaaaatatactttggtagatcacatttgagagcacatcaaactgtacttttgtagtatatcaacatatacaaagaaagtgtgatttggtattcaatcaagccttagtgtatcaaactacactttggagaatatagaaataccacgaaggcaatttctatttggttaaaatttggtttctgacattccatacaacaggaatagggtgtctagtcctatagcgctatatcatactaccaatcagatgggtgaatgtataaaataggtacaatccaataattagttttataagttttggaaaatcagtgtttaaaccataggtaatcgtttaatttatcaaaagaatatgtattaagcaggtctaatcatatagtttaaaatcaggaaaataacagataggcatatatgtttcaccccaaaacaattgaaaacagtaaaagaggtgactatgtactcact
Above is a window of Helianthus annuus cultivar XRQ/B chromosome 14, HanXRQr2.0-SUNRISE, whole genome shotgun sequence DNA encoding:
- the LOC110906755 gene encoding receptor-like kinase TMK3, which produces MESGVICNKALDEFESEISVLTKASVSLEKLQIGTTFWETRLSIALDVARGMEYLHSLAHQSFIHWDLKSSNILLSDDFRAKVSDFGPVKLVPDGGMSIMTQPNSSNQLSLGITPSTGDSGIGGVPAIQLKKKPYVVPSLTPVAAFAGLALLTVPLGLHLCKLKKANSSEPPSSLVIHPLDLLNSDNTVRISIAKDTQMLASVGSGSSESPVIKSGNMIISVQVLKNVTKTSQKKASSGMAG